In the genome of Acaryochloris thomasi RCC1774, the window TTTGGCTCGAGGGCCGTCAGAAAGAAACCAGCAGCGCAGACTAAAGCAATGACGGCAATGATGATGCGTGAACCTGCACTCACTAAATTAAGCTCCCAAAATTTGAACATCTGCTGCTTTCGCAGCTCTTTGAACACTTTGCTGCTCTCGCAGCTCGTATATTAGACTCATCTTCACCATGAGTGTGCCCACAAATGTGATTGAGACTTACGAATCGGCAAATTTACCAATGCCAGGGATAATGTTAAGGGAGTAATGAAGACTCGTCCAGCAACCCGGAACGAGATCGCTCTTCTGTTACCGTAACCAGTAGTAGATTTCTCAATCAATATGGCTGAAGTTCTGTTATTTAATGCGCTGCGCGAAGCACTTGATGAAGAGATGGGGAAAGACCCGACCGTCATGGTAATGGGCGAGGATGTCGGCCATTACGGCGGCTCCTATAAAGTCACAAAAGGGCTATACGACAAATATGGAGCCCTACGTGTCCTAGATACCCCCATCGCTGAAAACAGCTTCACCGGCATGGCTGTGGGTGCCGCCATGACAGGGCTAAAGCCAATCATCGAAGGCATGAACATGGGCTTCTTGCTCCTAGCCTTCAACCAAATCGCTAACAACGCCGGTATGCTGCGCTATACCTCCGGCGGTAACTTCAAGATCCCGATGGTAATTCGCGGACCGGGCGGAGTCGGACGGCAGCTAGGAGCTGAACACTCCCAACGCCTTGAAGCCTATTTTCAGGCTGTTCCGGGTCTAAAAATTGTGGCCTGCTCGACGCCCCACAACGCTAAGGGACTGCTTAAAGCAGCGATTCGAGATCCCAATCCGGTTTTATTCTTTGAGCATGTGCTGCTTTACAACCTTAAAGAAGAGCTGCCCAGCGAAGAGTACGTTCTGCCCCTCAATAAGGCAGAAGTGGTGCGCTCCGGCAAAGACGTGACGATCTTGACCTACTCTCGGATGCGGCACCATGTCCTGCAGGCGGTGAAAACGCTGACAGCAGAAGGCTATGACCCTGAAGTCATTGATCTGATTTCTCTCAAGCCTCTAGACTTCGACACAATTGGCGAGTCAATTCGCAAAACCCACCGCGTGATTATTGTTGAAGAATGTATGAGAACGGGTGGCATTGGTGCTGAACTAACGGCTTCAATCAATGACCGACTGTTTGATGAACTAGATGCGCCTGTTCTCCGTCTATCTTCTCAAGACATTCCCACTCCCTATAACGGCAAGCTAGAAAACCTCACCATCGTCCAGCCTCAGCAAATTGTGGAAGCTGTACAAAAAATAGTAGCGCTGCAGGTTTAGCGAGCGCCCAGAAAGTTTGGGCTGACTCCTGGGTTCTAGAAGGAAGTCGATGGTTAGGCTATCATTAGACCCCGGAAATATATTCATCATTGGACGGACAAGGTGGCTTAGGTGCTTGGCAAACAACGATTTTTACTAGCTTTTATTGTGGCCCTTGTGATCGGCGCGATGTTCGTGGTCACGCAGGTGCCGATCAAGCTGGGACTTGACCTGAGGGGTGGCTCTCAACTGACGCTGCAGGTGCAAACCAATGAGAAAGTGCCCGAAATTACGCCACGGGTACTAGAGGCCGTGCAGCGCGTCGTGGAAGGTCGCATTAATGCACTCGGCGTTTCTGAGTCGCTCGTTCAAACCTCCGGCACCAGTCAGCTTCTGGTACAGCTCCCCGGCGTGAGTGATCCCAAAGATGCAGAGCGAATTCTGGGCGGGACGGCACAGCTTGATTTTCGCCAGCAGAAGCAAGGGTCTGAAGCCCAGCTTCTGATTGAGCGGCAGCTACAGGAAGAGCATTTGATCGAGCAGGCACAGCTACAGGCTGCTGAGCAGACGCCCGAGACCGAGAAAGCCCTGACAGATATTAAGGAGAAGCTAAAGGCAAGTGAAGATGCGATCGCAAAGCTTTACGAACCGGCAACCCTAACCGGCGACAATCTGCGCGATGCCTTTGCCCAGCCCCTGCAGGGATCGAACTCGTGGACCGTCGTGATTCGCTTCGATGGTACAGGCGGAGAAAAATTTGCTGAACTCACCAAAAACGTAGCCGGCACCGGACGTACATTGGGCATTTTTCTCGATGGCCGTCTTTTGAGTTCTCCAACCGTAGACGTCAAATTTGCAGAGAGCGGCATTACCGGCGGTAGCGCTGAAATTACCGGTGGCTTTACCGCAGAGTCAGGTAACGACCTCGCCGTTCAGCTTCGGGGTGGTGCCTTACCCGTCCCCGTACAGATCGTTGAGAACCGCACAGTGGGAGCCACCCTCGGTAAAGACAGTATTCGCAGCAGCGTCTATGCCGGTCTCGGTGGTCTTTTGCTCGTGCTGATTTTCATGGTCGCCTACTATCGATTGCCCGGTGTAATTGCTGACGTCGCCCTCTGTGTCTATGGCTTGCTAACCTTTTCTATTTTTGTCCTAGTCGGCGTCACCTTAACGCTACCCGGAATAGCAGGCTTCATTTTGAGTATTGGCATGGCCGTAGACGCCAATGTTTTAATCTTTGAGCGCACCCGCGAAGAGCTGAGATCAGGCCGGACCCTCTATCGCTCTATTGAGTCTGGCTTCAATCGCGCCTTCACAAGTATTCTAGACAGCAATGTCACCACGCTGATCGCCTGCAGCGTGCTGATCTGGTTAGGATCTGGCCTCGTCCGCGGTTTTGCCATTACGCTCGCCATTGGCGTTTGCATGAGCATGTTCACCGCCATTACCTGTAGCCGCACCCTAATGTTCTCAGCCATCAGCTTCCCCAACCTGCGTAAGGCCGAGCTATTTGACACGAAAAAGGTAAAGGTCGTCTCATGAAACTCAACCTAACCAAGCGCCGTTCTCTGTGGTGGTCTATCTCCGCTGTCGCCATCGCCGTGGGCATTGCCGCAATGGTGTTCTCGTGGCAACAGTACCAGGCTCCACTGCGGTTGGGACTCGATTTTTTGGGCGGCACCCGTCTCCAGTTTGAGCGGGACTGCACCCAGGCTGATTGTCAGTCCCCTATCACCCCAGAAGAGGTCCGGTCTGTGCTTTCAGACAAGGGCCTCGGGAACAGTAATATTCAGGTCCTAGGAAACGAGAGGCAAGCCGTTTCTATTCGAACTCAGCCCTTAGACGTTGAGAAGCGAACCGACCTCCAAACGGCCTTAGTTGAAAAGCTAGGGACCTTCGACAATCAGAAGACTCAGATCGACACCGTTGGCCCCACCCTGGGCAAGCAGCTTTTAACCTCCGGTTTATTGGCTCTATTTGTCTCCTTTGGCGGCATTATTGTCTATCTCACCATTCGCTTCCAGTTTGACTATGCCCTGTTTGCGATCGTGGCTCTGTTTCACGACATCTTAATTACAATGGGGGCCTTCTCAATTCTGGGTTTGGTGACTGGCTTAGAAGTCAACAGCCTATTCATCGTTGGTCTGCTGACGATTATTGGCTTCTCAGTCAACGATACTGTGGTTATCTACGACCGCATTCGTGAAAACTTTAAGCTCAAGGGCAGTAAAGGAAATGTTGGAGAAGCCGTAGACCTATCGGTTAACCAGACGCTAGGACGCTCAATCAACACCACGCTCACGACAACCCTCCCGTTACTGGCCATTTATTTCTTTGGTGGCGAAACTCTTAAAGACTTTGCCCTAACTCTGATGGTCGGTTTCTTAGCAGGAGCCTATTCCAGCATTTTTATCGCCAGTACGCTTCTTGGCTGGTGGCGTGAACGTCGCGCCCCTCAAAACGCCAGTTTTGAAGCAACAATACCCAGCCCAAAAGAGAACTAAGAGTCGGTGATGGGTAGACTTTTAAAAGACAAAACACACCCTACCGACCCAATGGCATATCAAGATCCGCAATTGAAGGCAGAAATCGGGCGTTTACATCAACTGACGGTCTATGGGCGATGGTTGTTTGTATTTTGCCTGTGGATAACCGTTGGCCTCTTGAGCTTCATGGGCCTCAGATCTAGCATCGACCTGTGGCTGGAATACTTTACCTGGGCCGCCTTCCGGGCTGCTTTTCGCTACAATGGCTTGGCAACAGCCGGACTGGGCCTTTGTTTGGGCACAACGCTGGCAGTATTGCTGTGGCAAAGCCGCAATATTCTTTTTGGTCTGCCCAAGCAAGAACGAACTCGCCTTAGACAGCGGGTAATGAAGATTCGCCAGCAAGGTCACAACCATCCTCTCTGGAAGCTGGTTTGTCAGAGCAAATCTCGCCCTCAGTAAGGATTTTAGCTATATCTGACAAAAGTACAGCCTTACGAATAGAGTCGGCTGTTATTGATTGAATCCCTTCCGATATTTCATCAGGCGCTTATGTTGCCGGGTTTCTGGTGATGAGATGTAGACAGGTTTAATTTGTTCAAGTGCGGTCAGCTTGGCTAATTTGAGAGCATCATCCTTATCGGTTTTGCATTTTACATTCTTCCATTGCCAAGCATCTGCACTGGGATTGGCCACCAACACCGAATATCCCAGTTGCTGACACAAGTCGTGAATTTGACCACAAATCGTACCAGTCTCGAAGACAACTTTGTCGGGTTGAGTTTCATAGAGCAATTGCTAAAAAGCCAAGCGAAGAGTAGGTATGGCCTAGAACTGAGTTTGATTACTGTCGGTCTCAAAGAGGCAGGAAACGCTCTTTAATTTTCCTAAATCAATTGCCAGAATCTTCATATAAACCTTCATCAATGGTAACTGTGAGGGTCGTTGCACCGACCTCCAGAGTATTGGAGGCTTTTCTTCACAGCTTACATAGATTCTAGAGACGTGTAATAAGCTTCTAGAGACCTATACACAGCAAAGCTTTTAGGAATAATTATTTTCAAGCTTTTCAACCATTTAGATCACACCAATTTTTTTAAAAGCCTTACCCTTACGAAATTCCATCTAAATCAACGGGGGGTGAATCGCTTATTCAAACGGAACCGGCACTGTTTACATCTAGGCTGATCCCCTTGTGCTTTATGTTCCCAGCAATCTCAGCGAGAGATCTAGATTGTGATGCCAAGAAGTTGAGTCTGTTGGGACATTAGGCAAGCCAAGGGGGCTGAATCGTTCGTTTTGTTCTGCAGGATGATTGATTGGGGCAGATTATTCAATATTTCAGATCGGCAGTTCTGGAAACCCGCAACCAGTTGTCCAGTAATATCGGAATCGGGTGCATCTACAGAACTTTTAGACTTTTCAAACTCTGTCGAGTCACTGCGGCTCTAGTACTCAGATCTGCCTCATCGCGAATGTTGATATTGGTAGCGAAGAAGTAAGTATTGTCATCTTGTTCCACATAGCCAACATACCAACCGATCTGGGATTCGGATGCCCAGCCGGTTTTGGCACGCATTGTATAGTCTGGGGTTCGCTCCACGATCATGATGTTTTTTACGGTTGCGATCGCATCATCTGAGAAGGGCAATTCATTTTTATGTAAGCGTCGCAGAAACTGAATTTGCTGGTGGGGCGTGATCCGTAAATCGCCCGTTAGCCAGAAGGTATCAATATCGTCTGCCTCTCCGATGGCTTGGTTGCCGTAGCCAACTTTAGCAATCCACTGCTGCATTCGTTCGTAGCCAATGCGACGAGCTAAGACCTGATAGAACCAGACTGCTGATACCTGAATAGCTGTCTGCATATTGAGATCTCGATTCCATGCTGGAATACTCCGTTCTACTCCGTCCCAAGTCAAAATTGAGAGTTCGTTGTCAATCACCCCAGTTTCTAGAGCGATCAGCGAGTTTAGAACTTTAAAGGTGGAGGCGGGTAAAAAGGGGGTCACATTCCGCTCAGGGTTGTGCTGATAGGTGCGGTCTCGCTCCAGGTCATAGATTAAGATCGAGCCTTTCACACCCAAGTCTCGGAAATGCTGAGCAAAGTCAGGCTGTGTGAACTTGTTTTGCTGAGTCACCAAGGGTGCTGCAGATGCAAGAATGGACGAATCTAGGAAAGGTGACAGTGTGATGCAAATGCTTGCGATCACACAGTTAAGCCCATAAAAGATATTTTTCATCTTGTCTTGTCTACGCTCCATTGCACCGCCATTTTAAATACTAATCTCACACTGACTATGAAATAGACAACACAGCCCATATAGGCCCAGAACGGAACGAATCTGACTGTAAAAACCTCGAAACTTTTCTAATTGAGTTCGGACGATTGCAGCATCCACACGCGTTTACCGATGATTATGCAGTTGGGTCAAGAGATCCAGAATGTTGCTGTGCAGGTATCTGCCAGTGCATTGACACTTTTCCTGTTTCAGCTTCCAGCATAGATATATACAAGGTTCAATTATGCATGTATCGCTCCGTGAGGTCACGGCTGAGACGGTCCGCAGCGTGGCTGACCTGACTGTGAATGACGCCCAAAAACACTTCGTCGCCAGTAATGCATTCTCCTTAGCCCAGGCACTCTTCAGCGAAGAAGCCTGGTATCGAGCTATCTATA includes:
- a CDS encoding alpha-ketoacid dehydrogenase subunit beta, with the protein product MAEVLLFNALREALDEEMGKDPTVMVMGEDVGHYGGSYKVTKGLYDKYGALRVLDTPIAENSFTGMAVGAAMTGLKPIIEGMNMGFLLLAFNQIANNAGMLRYTSGGNFKIPMVIRGPGGVGRQLGAEHSQRLEAYFQAVPGLKIVACSTPHNAKGLLKAAIRDPNPVLFFEHVLLYNLKEELPSEEYVLPLNKAEVVRSGKDVTILTYSRMRHHVLQAVKTLTAEGYDPEVIDLISLKPLDFDTIGESIRKTHRVIIVEECMRTGGIGAELTASINDRLFDELDAPVLRLSSQDIPTPYNGKLENLTIVQPQQIVEAVQKIVALQV
- the secD gene encoding protein translocase subunit SecD → MFVVTQVPIKLGLDLRGGSQLTLQVQTNEKVPEITPRVLEAVQRVVEGRINALGVSESLVQTSGTSQLLVQLPGVSDPKDAERILGGTAQLDFRQQKQGSEAQLLIERQLQEEHLIEQAQLQAAEQTPETEKALTDIKEKLKASEDAIAKLYEPATLTGDNLRDAFAQPLQGSNSWTVVIRFDGTGGEKFAELTKNVAGTGRTLGIFLDGRLLSSPTVDVKFAESGITGGSAEITGGFTAESGNDLAVQLRGGALPVPVQIVENRTVGATLGKDSIRSSVYAGLGGLLLVLIFMVAYYRLPGVIADVALCVYGLLTFSIFVLVGVTLTLPGIAGFILSIGMAVDANVLIFERTREELRSGRTLYRSIESGFNRAFTSILDSNVTTLIACSVLIWLGSGLVRGFAITLAIGVCMSMFTAITCSRTLMFSAISFPNLRKAELFDTKKVKVVS
- the secF gene encoding protein translocase subunit SecF — its product is MKLNLTKRRSLWWSISAVAIAVGIAAMVFSWQQYQAPLRLGLDFLGGTRLQFERDCTQADCQSPITPEEVRSVLSDKGLGNSNIQVLGNERQAVSIRTQPLDVEKRTDLQTALVEKLGTFDNQKTQIDTVGPTLGKQLLTSGLLALFVSFGGIIVYLTIRFQFDYALFAIVALFHDILITMGAFSILGLVTGLEVNSLFIVGLLTIIGFSVNDTVVIYDRIRENFKLKGSKGNVGEAVDLSVNQTLGRSINTTLTTTLPLLAIYFFGGETLKDFALTLMVGFLAGAYSSIFIASTLLGWWRERRAPQNASFEATIPSPKEN
- the blaOXA gene encoding class D beta-lactamase, translated to MKNIFYGLNCVIASICITLSPFLDSSILASAAPLVTQQNKFTQPDFAQHFRDLGVKGSILIYDLERDRTYQHNPERNVTPFLPASTFKVLNSLIALETGVIDNELSILTWDGVERSIPAWNRDLNMQTAIQVSAVWFYQVLARRIGYERMQQWIAKVGYGNQAIGEADDIDTFWLTGDLRITPHQQIQFLRRLHKNELPFSDDAIATVKNIMIVERTPDYTMRAKTGWASESQIGWYVGYVEQDDNTYFFATNINIRDEADLSTRAAVTRQSLKSLKVL